A region of Elusimicrobiota bacterium DNA encodes the following proteins:
- a CDS encoding dihydroorotase yields the protein MNAPLVPPSAPFLIKGGRLVDPAHHRDEVLDLLVENGKVARLGKSLALPPGGTVLDAKGMIVAPGLVDIHVHLREPGNEGAETIESGTLAAAAGGVTSVVAMPNTNPPIDSGTGIRFVLRRAAETAHVRVWPSGSITLGRAGEKLAEIGGMVQAGAVAVTDDGNSVPDTQLLRRALDYAKMFEVTVIEHAEDKSLMGDGVMNEGALATRLGYKGIPRQSESIAAARNIALAELTGAHLHLTHISTRETVDLVRRAKKKGLRVTADCTPHHFTLTEEAVVRCGTNAKMNPPLRGDDDRRALVEGLADGTIDAIATDHAPHTRASKEQEFSAAPFGVIGLETLLPLTVTQLIEPGHLSWMEAIRRLATNPAKILSLPVGHLGEGAPADLVVIDPAEERTVTGFSSRSQNSPFLGWTLRGFPQLVLVEGRVILRREAVRVAASS from the coding sequence ATGAACGCTCCCCTCGTTCCGCCGTCCGCGCCTTTCCTCATTAAAGGAGGCCGCCTCGTGGACCCGGCCCACCACCGCGACGAGGTTTTGGACCTTTTGGTGGAAAACGGCAAGGTGGCCCGGCTGGGAAAATCCCTCGCGCTTCCTCCCGGCGGCACGGTGTTGGACGCCAAGGGGATGATCGTCGCCCCGGGCCTCGTGGACATCCACGTCCATCTTCGGGAGCCCGGGAACGAAGGGGCCGAAACCATCGAGTCGGGAACCTTGGCGGCCGCGGCCGGCGGGGTGACGAGCGTGGTCGCGATGCCCAACACGAATCCGCCCATCGACAGCGGCACGGGAATCCGGTTCGTCCTCCGGCGCGCGGCCGAAACGGCCCACGTGCGGGTGTGGCCTTCGGGTTCCATCACCCTGGGCCGCGCCGGGGAAAAGTTGGCCGAGATCGGCGGGATGGTCCAGGCCGGCGCCGTGGCCGTGACGGACGACGGGAATTCCGTTCCCGACACGCAACTCCTCCGGCGGGCCTTGGACTACGCCAAGATGTTCGAGGTAACGGTGATCGAACACGCCGAAGACAAATCTCTGATGGGTGACGGGGTCATGAACGAAGGCGCTCTGGCCACGCGGCTGGGCTACAAGGGCATTCCCCGCCAATCCGAGTCCATCGCGGCGGCCAGGAACATCGCCTTGGCGGAACTGACCGGCGCCCATCTCCATTTGACGCACATCTCGACCCGGGAAACCGTGGACCTCGTCCGCCGGGCCAAAAAGAAGGGGCTCCGCGTGACGGCGGACTGCACGCCGCACCATTTCACTTTGACGGAAGAGGCCGTGGTTCGTTGCGGAACCAACGCCAAGATGAACCCTCCGCTTCGGGGCGACGACGACCGCCGGGCCTTGGTAGAAGGGTTGGCGGACGGGACCATCGACGCCATCGCCACCGACCACGCCCCGCACACCCGGGCCTCCAAAGAACAGGAATTTTCCGCCGCTCCCTTCGGGGTGATCGGGCTGGAAACGCTCTTGCCCCTGACCGTCACCCAACTGATCGAGCCCGGTCATCTCTCCTGGATGGAGGCGATCCGTCGCCTGGCCACCAACCCCGCCAAGATCCTCAGCCTTCCCGTGGGCCACCTGGGGGAGGGCGCGCCGGCGGACCTCGTGGTCATCGATCCCGCCGAGGAGCGGACCGTGACGGGGTTCAGTTCGCGGAGCCAAAATTCACCGTTTTTAGGATGGACCCTTCGCGGGTTTCCTCAACTGGTCCTGGTGGAGGGACGGGTGATCCTCCGCCGCGAAGCGGTTCGGGTCGCGGCCTCGTCCTAA